The sequence below is a genomic window from Sardina pilchardus chromosome 9, fSarPil1.1, whole genome shotgun sequence.
CTGGGTCATGGCTTTCTCCTGTGCTGCTCCACCCCTCGTTGGATGGTCCAGGTATGTCAGCATCAAGGCAGAAACATCAGCCATTTCAACGCTATAGTGAGAAGGCTTACGTATCTATAGACAATTCTTCATGAGGCCTTAGAATGCACAGTATGTGTACGTTGACATTGTATATTTTCCTACAATACAGGTACATCCCTGAGGGACTGCAGTGCTCCTGTGGACCTGACTACTACACCCTGAGCCCTGAATTCAACAACGAGTCCTATGTCGCCTACATGTTCGTTTGCCACTTCTTTTTCCCTGTGGTCATTATCTTCTTCACTTATGGATCACTGGTGTGCACAGTGAAAGCGGTAAGATACAACTTAATTCTACCAGGAGATCATTCAAATGATTAAAGCTAATGACAATGCTCTGTCTTGTTATGGAACTTGAACCATGACAATTTTGGAGGAATGTGTTACATTTTATGAAAGAGATGAATGGTTCACTTTTgataacatacatactgtagactacTGTGTATTTTGGTTATTCTGAGCAAAAAGTCCATGATTGTCTTTTTTACCATCCACCAATAGGCTGCAGCTCAACAGCAGGACTCAGCCTCCACCCAGAAGGCAGAGAAGGAAGTGACACGCATGTGCATCCTGATGGTTTTGGGTTTCCTGATCGCCTGGACCCCCTATGCAACTGTTGCTGCCTGGATTTTCTTCAACAAGGGATCTGCTTTCAGCGCTCAGTTCATGGCTGTTCCTGCCTTTTTCTCCAAGAGCTCATCTATCTACAACCCAGTTATCTATGTGCTGCTCAACAAACAGGTACGTCATGGTTCTGTCATGACACTATTATAATTATGAACAATATAGCTCCCTGTATTTCAGCTCCATCTTGATGTTGATATCATAATGCCCCACATTAACcatccttgtctctctctctctagttccgTGGGTGCATGATGCAGACCGTCCTTGGCAAGGCCCCAGAAGATGAGACATCAGTGTCCACAAGCAAGACAGAAGTGTCCTCAGTGGGTCCTGCATAGAGATATTAGGATTTGTTTCCTATGGATAAAAAGGACTGACCACTAATTGTTGTGAATGGACAAGTTGTTTTGAAGCTCTTTTCTATCAGAGGAGGTCTTTGGTGGAGACTGGACACAGCCATTGAGGTACAGTGTTTGGCCGAAGGAATCTACCTGAATAGCAAAGTGACAAATTAATCTAAGTGTGCTACCTACCATGACCATTACCTATATCTTCTAAAGGTATTCATCCACATAAAACTGAACTATTGAATTTGGTGAGGTCCAAGAGATCATGAAGATATTTCATATTAGTCTTTAAATTTGGACAAAGCAATTTTAAAATTCAGATTTGTTCCCTCACAAACATACTTTTGACAGTCAGGCACCATTCACTCTGCACAGCATTCACTTTCATTCATGGATATGCTTGTTTCTCTTTTGATGAATCCTGCTGGTTTATTTTTATGTCACTGAAGGACTAACATACTCTGTTGGCTTCatcatgtattttattttctgtAAATATTTTGTAAAGcatgaaagaaaaaacaaccaaaaaaaatagacaaataaagATATGCATCAAAAGCAAATGTCTTCATTtttctataggcctacaattttaACTTTTACATAGATATATTAGTTCCACAGTTATTGTGTCtttcaaaataaatgaaagTGCATTCCTATCAACCTAGAACCTTAAACCTTAAAACTAGAATGTTTAGCTCCTTATTCTCACATCATCATTTCCAACCATTTTGAGCCAAGAGTCCAGAGTTTGCCCACAagaaagatgtgtttgtttCAAAATACACAGTGCCATGTTCCTGGATAATGGCAGGGTCATCCACTGTCACTGCGTCTCTTTCTAGGAGCAAAGTAAATCTCTGGCACAGAATCCAGAGACAGGATCTATCAGCTCCCCTAACAAGACTAAAGGATTAGGGCTTATGTGACAGCCTGCTCAGTACAAGTAGCGAGATATACGAGATCAAGTGTAATGTAATGACGCTCTGGCCTAATTGGATGTAGCCGCTTCTGTCACGAAAGGTGTACTGTTGAGGAAACGGCCCACACGTTCACTGAGGGAATTTGTGTATCAAGCACACTTCGCTGTAATCTCTAGGCTCATCTCAAcgcctctcctctgtcctcgatcctcggtcctccctccggctcattcccactgatctataaagaacactggatagactatcccattgttgccgccccattattctttatagatcagtgggaacgagctggaggaccgaggatcgaggacagaggagagatgttgagaagaGCCTTCTATTTTAGGGCCAATATCCAATGGCACCGTCTGACGCTCGTGAAGTGACGGCAAATATTTTAACTCCATGActttttcaatggagcaaaaaCCTACAGCCGGTGTCTGTCGCATATTGATACCAAAATGTAgaattttttctttcttctgagCGCCAAATCAATAGACATGAATGTCGTCACCAGCCGTGTTGGACTATTAAAAGAGAAGGTGGTGCATTGCCAATATAGACCTACTCATTTATTCCTTATTTTATTTAGAATATTAGTGCTGATTTAACTTTGAACACATGTGACTGACTCACATTGCAGTATGCACACACTGCATATACTGTCTTCTCTCTACAAATGCACTTCACACAGGTGACATCACTTATcagggccggtttcccgataacgttcactcttagcgagctaggaagactccaaaggtataacttaccaaagttgtttacctttctagtcgtggttcccgaactatcacttaggagtcttcttacgaaaagctccttacgtccgacgtataaggcactgtccaccatgaaggtgctgaattaggtgacatcgattgctcagaaatcgattttttatttcacgcggaggcttgacagacttatgaaagcgttctttgcaccaaaaccattgcttataatagcctaacgcccccacaacattcacgcaacttcaacgtggatgaacttattagcacacaatgataaaaaacgtagtctagaaattaaatgatctacgtaggtaagtaggttatgttttcatctgggtttgtttgttggtgtgttagtttgtttcccgcatggataaaaagatttgaacgcttcatgtttgaaagcagaggtctgcgctctctgagtgcttttctagtttgtttgtttgtttgtttgtcagtttgtttgcaagataggctaactctaaaagttaaagatggatttcgattaaatttccagggaagatctgaaatgacccaaggaagaaactatttaattttgtgagtgattcgtatcaccgtctggatgcaggaggcgtaggctacatgtgtttgcttgggggaggtttgtgcttttctagttgaaataggctatttcACAGcgattgaccaacatcctcattcagtattgtgagcctttggttaacattaaacatgacagcaacccagcacattaggcctaaacattgtaggacggtggggggaagcaaagaataaaagcgcttttaactattttcaaatgcgtgcacgtttcatatttgcatgaaatcatttccagaaactattttctaaattagcatacttacataaaatcattggcgaaccaaaatagtgattttgtatcatatgagttgcatgcgtaacggaaattgctgtagAAATTGCTGTATTGCTGTATTGCTGTTGCTGAATTGCTGTCTAAGAGAggtctgagagtgctccagaccactcttaccaacgaacgacgtgcgaaagacattcgtagcaaagaaggtttcgggaaatgcgtgaggtacttaaaggaatagttcggaattttggacataggacctcatttccaactttaccgaggtgatataggtcggtggagaccgtttttatcgcgtttagccccttccttcagttgcagcgtccccctttgctaacgctggttttgagctaacacatttctaaggtaacatcagtctgacatcaacaacagtcttactcactccaccgcacacccgagacaagtcaattaaatcgtcggactatcgatatacatgtccgtgttgatagaataattttagaaataaaactaaccttgcaactcaatgatttattacattttgagggactagtttctcaatatcaatccgccactgccatacagggaacaaagtaggctattgcaatgcgatgcaaggttagttttatttctaacatggttctatcaacactaggcatatgcatcgatagtctgacgttaaaatgtatttgtttcgggtgttctgtggagtgttttcagtggcaggctggatgttaccgttgacttgcgttatcttggcaccagattagcacgagatgaacgctgcaactcataggaagggcagaaattcactgaaaatggtcttcaccgacctatatcacccagactgagttggaaatgaggtcctatgtccaaaattccgaactattgctttaaggtagagcttaagagagaggttacgaactacgtagcgttaagaaggcttcgggaaaccggcccgaTCATGAGTgctaggatgagctggtttactaaatggttgggtCAAATACTGTACTTGGCAGGCCTTTACGttaagtacaaaacatgtttaatactttagtacttccacttaagtacgttttttaaagagcacttctacttctactcaagtcacttttttgatagagcacttgtacttctactcaagtctggatctctagtactttatacatcactgcacttaatcctactcctaaccttaaccctaaccttaaccctaacttcttaacccatgcctaacccatgcctaaccccagcgccttccaggcagcgctgccttgaagacaacgttgggagctcaaaacaccaagaaacctttctactcacaactactgaagcctacttctacttaactgtactcataactgaaataaaattagtcaatctttgacaggttcaaaaagcacaaactcttatttgccgcgaggtaacgtcatctaagaaaaaacaaGTCATTCGTACTTTGGCATGCAAGAAAAAGACCATGGGTCAAATGGGAATTGAACATGGGTCTCCGGAGCCAAAACCCAATGATTATCCACTGCACTACTCTCCATTTGAAAATGATGTGAAACTACTAATCTTTGAATGACGTGTTATGGTtcctaggtaacggtaaacaaactaaaaagatcgtatttcttgcttttgcttacaaacggacggctttacccatTCACTGAACAaggtttatggaaatttagcaccactttaccatctaaaatattgttttaataatcctaacttgttagatttaggatttaggttggccatctcctgccaagatggtcccgctatgttggatttcaggtttgggtgcaaataagaaaatgcctccattccactatttacacccgggtgcaaataatcactccgaaaaAGTTTTcattttgagattttttttagatgatttaAGTATTTTGGTCTAAAGAAACATGCTGCAGCAAAAAAAATTCCAAAAATGTTCTTAATTGCTGAGTTATCAGATGTCCTCTGCAGAGGACATCGGGACTATCCGAATGtcctaaccctatgggaattatgaatgtgtagtaatagtattgcattaaagtcaatggagtgttaggGTATGTGAGATGTTACAGGCAAATAGGTGGCCAAGAAAGGCTTTGCTCCCCCTCAAGTGTTTTTAAAATAGCTTTCAGAGATGGGTACTATAATGAAGTGTTGCCATAATGGCTGAATAAGCATTCAGACAGCCATAATAATGAGCCTGGCTCATCGGTGTTGCAGCCAGTCTGCATACATGGCACACTGTAGAGCTAGGTTTTAGGTTTGGAGGGGTTACTACACTCTCCCTTTAATGAACATGTGTTGAAGAAGTGCAATGGCTTGCTGTGAGGGCATCAGAGAGTATACACCATGATAGGGACTCTCattatttgacctctgacccctgtgccaAAGACCCAAGAGATGAATGAAACGTTAGTGTTCAGGGCATCCTAGGATGGCAGAGGTACACTAAAGGGATGCTTGATGGATAAATTGTAAATATGAAAGCACTTTTAGGAGTGGCAAATAATCATTTACAGGTAAATGGAGTAATCAGTTACCCAAAATACAAATTGGGTAATGTACATTGAGGCAAATTCACCTACGATGTACTTATTTCTTGATAAACCTTAAAGCTCTAGCTTACACACTGCTTCTGGGGCTGTATtgtaccttaaagggatagttcgggttttaagacacgaagttatatgggttccctgtcagcaacgttgtgcatcagcactgacttaccccccggcagcgtcctgtgagccgagatccagccggtttttgatcgtttttgatgctgaagaaagtagttgctggggtcacgaaagtaaagtgttttccttctcaaaaccatatgcattcaaaagagtgatatatttgcaccacaaaaacgttgtccaactgtcagtagcgcgcagtgataggaatcgagaaaaatagtgccaagtgataacgaggtttgaatttttcctggacaacgtttttgtggtgcaaatatatcactcttttgaacgcatatggttttgagaagaaaaacactttactttcgtgaccccagcaacttgccggactattttcttcagcatcaaaaacgatcaaaaaccggctggatctcggctcacaggacgctgtcggggggtaagtcagtgctgatgcacaacgttgctgacagggaacccatataactttgtgtcttaaaacccgaactatccctttaagggatcCCATTTTATCCTGTATCTCCTTTTATTTATTAGACCTTGTTGTCTCACTCAACCCTCTGCCTTCTAAAACTTAGCAATTGGTTAAAAAGCAGGGGGTACTAAGTCCCGATGTCCACTACAGGGGACATTGAACAAAAGTTATGTTTTGAAGGTGTTAGAATTGCTGGATCTTTCTGAAATTTCTCTGAATGCAAGTTGAGACTGTCATTTTTATGACACAAATTGactgtgtgcaataaaacacataataatgacCAAAAAGGGTCAATTACCTCTGTTGCtgccatgaaatgaaaaaaactcaatagccgccattttgaaaataaaatgtgtgaaatCTGTTAACCCAACCCACATAATTGTGGTATCACCAGAAAGCCCAGGATGTCCTCTTGAGAGTACAAAAGGATTTGAATAGTTGGCATGAATGTTATTTCATTTATAAGACTTAGACTGATGTCCCctacagaggacaaaaatgaatggcCGGGTCTCAGGAGGCTATACAAATgtaggtaacactttacattacagatcggtaataagtgggtaatgttatggtaatatgtatgcaatttagtggtaataatatttttaaaccacatattacaaataattaatgtgtaatttctagacaattactgtgcaattaccatacaacaacaatgcaaataacttgggtttaagggtaaaataaaatggtaataactgctgtaaatatgtacttactgaAGCAATAGATATTTAGGATtaacttattgtgacataatatgtgacctgttatctgttgttatgatgaaataaatgaggtaattgcacaataactatatggtatcatactgttttgtcttttcaaaaGGTTTTCTGTATGGTGG
It includes:
- the LOC134092985 gene encoding green-sensitive opsin-2-like, which produces MNGTEGSNFYIPMSNRTGLVRSPFEYTQYYLADPWQFKLLAFYMFLLICTGGPINGMTLLVTVLHKKLRQPLNFILVNLAVAGMIMVCFGFTITITSAVNGYFILGPMACAIEGFMATLGGQVALWSLVVLAVERYIVVCKPMGSFKFTNNIALGGVAFTWVMAFSCAAPPLVGWSRYIPEGLQCSCGPDYYTLSPEFNNESYVAYMFVCHFFFPVVIIFFTYGSLVCTVKAAAAQQQDSASTQKAEKEVTRMCILMVLGFLIAWTPYATVAAWIFFNKGSAFSAQFMAVPAFFSKSSSIYNPVIYVLLNKQFRGCMMQTVLGKAPEDETSVSTSKTEVSSVGPA